One stretch of Trichomycterus rosablanca isolate fTriRos1 chromosome 3, fTriRos1.hap1, whole genome shotgun sequence DNA includes these proteins:
- the lyplal1 gene encoding lysophospholipase-like protein 1 — protein sequence MAAVQKLQKCAVSQTGKHSASVIFLHGSGDTGQGLRAWVRDVLGQDMAFEHIRVVYPTAPARPYTPMHGALSHVWFDRHKISRDCPEHLESIEEMCSNLGAVIQDEIRAGVSKHRMVIDC from the exons ATGGCCGCGGTTCAGAAgttacagaagtgtgcagtatctCAGACTGGAAAACACAGCGCGTCTGTTATCTTTCTGCATGGCTCAG gAGACACAGGACAGGGATTACGAGCATGGGTTCGTGATGTGTTGGGACAAGACATGGCTTTTGAGCATATCAGAGTGGTCTACCCCACAGCTCCAGCAAG GCCGTACACACCGATGCACGGGGCACTGTCTCACGTGTGGTTCGACCGTCACAAAATCTCTCGTGACTGCCCAGAGCACTTGGAATCCATCGAAGAAATGTGCAGTAATTTAGGAGCCGTGATCCAAGACGAGATCCGAGCTGGTGTATCCAAGCACAGGATGGTCATAG